The following are encoded in a window of Carya illinoinensis cultivar Pawnee chromosome 15, C.illinoinensisPawnee_v1, whole genome shotgun sequence genomic DNA:
- the LOC122296906 gene encoding wall-associated receptor kinase 1-like — MLQEHILNHRRSIETTKIFSNDKLKKATNNYDESRVLGKGGYGIVYKGVLPDNKEVAIKKSKICDKSQIEQFINEVILLIQINHRNVVKLIGCCLETEVPLLVYEFVTNVTLFDHIHDISRAFSLSWEKCLKIATETARTLAYLHSETSMPIIHRDVKSTNILLDDNYIAKVADFGVSRLIALDQTEITTLVQGTLKYLDPAYFQTGQLTEKSDVYNFGVVLAELLTGEDAISTNRPETYKSLSIYFVSAVKADRLFDILEDHIVNEGNIEPLKEVANLAKGCLRLRGEDRPAMMEVATKLEGLRIMEKHPREKDNQITQGMEYLPDTPTLPFNIDNGASSSVSVVSGHDSMINQLLKPLDDGR; from the coding sequence ATGTTACAAGaacatattttgaatcatagAAGGTCTATAGAGACAACAAAAATCTTTAGCAATGACAAGCTTAAAAAGGCCACCAACAATTATGATGAAAGTAGAGTCCTTGGCAAAGGGGGTTATGGAATTGTTTACAAAGGAGTATTACCCGATAACAAAGAGGTTGCCATCAAAAAGTCCAAAATTTGTGATAAGAGCCAAATCGAGCAATTCATAAATGAGGTAATTTTGCTTATACAAATCAATCATAGAAATGTGGTAAAACTAATAGGTTGCTGTCTTGAAACAGAAGTCCCCTTACTTGTTTATGAATTCGTCACAAATGTGACTCTTTTTGACCATATTCATGATATAAGTCGtgctttttctctttcatgGGAAAAATGTTTGAAGATAGCAACAGAAACAGCAAGAACCCTTGCATACCTACATTCTGAAACTTCTATGCCAATTATACATAGAGATGTGAAAagtactaatatactattagaTGATAACTACATAGCAAAAGTGGCTGACTTTGGAGTTTCAAGGTTGATAGCTCTTGATCAAACAGAAATAACCACCTTAGTGCAAGGAACTCTCAAGTACTTAGATCCTGCATACTTCCAAACTGGCCAGCTAACCGAAAAAAGTGATGTGTACAATTTTGGTGTTGTGTTGGCAGAGCTGCTGACAGGTGAAGATGCAATTTCTACCAATAGGCCTGAAACTTATAAAAGCTTATCAATATATTTTGTTTCTGCAGTGAAAGCGGATCGTCTTTTTGACATTCTTGAGGATCACATTGTTAATGAGGGTAATATCGAGCCATTAAAGGAAGTTGCTAATCTTGCAAAAGGGTGCTTAAGATTAAGAGGGGAGGATAGGCCCGCTATGATGGAAGTGGCAACGAAGTTAGAAGGATTGAGAATTATGGAAAAGCATCCACGGGAAAAAGATAATCAAATCACTCAAGGAATGGAATACTTGCCCGATACACCTACACTCCCTTTCAACATTGATAATGGCGCTAGTTCTTCTGTAAGTGTAGTTAGTGGACATGATAGCATGATAAACCAACTCTTGAAACCCCTAGATGATGGTCGATAA